TAACGATATGTACAAACTTCTTTCAAGCGCTATAGCTAATTGGAAAACCAAAAATGAAGGAGAAAGACTTGACGAAGCTAACTTGTATATTAAAGAAGTTTTCGTTGACGAAGGCCGTACATTAAAACGCATTCAACCTGCACCGCAAGGTCGCGCGCATAGAATTAGAAAACGTTCAAATCATGTTACTATGATTTTGGATAGTAAAGCTAAAGTAGTTAAATCAGAAGAAAATAATAATTAGAGTTCTCAGAAAAAATTATACCGAATGGGACAAAAAACAAATCCAATAGGCAATAGGTTAGGTATCATCAGAGGATGGGACTCTAACTGGTACGGTGGTCGTAATTTCGATGAAAAATTAGTAGAAGACGATAAAATCCGTAAATATTTAAATGTTCGTTTATCAAAAGCGGGTATTTCGAAGATTTTTATCGAAAGAACGCTTAAAATAGTTACAGTAACCATCTTCACAGCTCGTCCCGGTTTAATCATCGGTAAAGGCGGACAAGAAGTTGACAAGCTTAAAGAGGAGCTTAAAAAAGTCACTAAAAAAGATATTCAAATAAATATCTCCGAAATCAAACGTCCGGAGTTAGATGCAGTATTAGTAGCAAGCACAATTGCGAGACAAATTGAAGGCAGAGTATCATATCGTCGTTCAATAAAGACTAATATCGCATCTGCAATGAGAATCGGTGCGGATGGTATTAAAGTTTTAATATCCGGTCGTTTAGGTGGTGCCGAAATGGCAAGAAGCGAGCAATATAAAGACGGAAGAATTCCTTTGCACACATTACGTGCAGATATAGATTATGCTCATGATGAAGCACATACAACTTACGGCAGAATTGGTGTAAAAGTGTGGATTTGTAAAGGTATGATTTACGGAAAACCGGATCTATTTACTCAAAATGTACCGCAAAAAGGTGGTAAACCACAACAAGGCGGTCCGAAACAAAGAAGACCAAGAAGATAATAATTTAAT
The Bacteroidales bacterium DNA segment above includes these coding regions:
- the rplV gene encoding 50S ribosomal protein L22 — protein: MGSRKHNKAELRKEANKTKYFASLRNVPTSPRKMRLVADMVRGMEVEKALYVLKFSNKHASNDMYKLLSSAIANWKTKNEGERLDEANLYIKEVFVDEGRTLKRIQPAPQGRAHRIRKRSNHVTMILDSKAKVVKSEENNN
- the rpsC gene encoding 30S ribosomal protein S3 → MGQKTNPIGNRLGIIRGWDSNWYGGRNFDEKLVEDDKIRKYLNVRLSKAGISKIFIERTLKIVTVTIFTARPGLIIGKGGQEVDKLKEELKKVTKKDIQINISEIKRPELDAVLVASTIARQIEGRVSYRRSIKTNIASAMRIGADGIKVLISGRLGGAEMARSEQYKDGRIPLHTLRADIDYAHDEAHTTYGRIGVKVWICKGMIYGKPDLFTQNVPQKGGKPQQGGPKQRRPRR